A single genomic interval of Aegicerativicinus sediminis harbors:
- a CDS encoding LamG domain-containing protein, whose product MKNINLFQYTTALVFTIFFVVTGCQNFDEPPFGDFPLDGPEITLTFPNPNGSTIIRSVEPITSIIMDFSVSDDIAISNIIVQFDGTEIANMSEFTDPKMVDIDDLLYDNVNTGSHTVTITAIDSDGNEDIVTTTFIKEDTPPYNPLFGEIFYMSFEDTYTDLVSNTDATSVGSPTFGEGKIGQAYDGAADSRLEFPSEGLAQGTSFSTTFWLKIDPSDGRSGIINISTPTPAGPADKSSGFGLIREGGADSQRFILLAGNGSGTTWVNPGAPATIDPTLNQWVHFGITFSDSKASLYMDGKLVGQSDFTGIDWTGVGDLVIMSGDPNFNGWNHKTEKGLMDELRIYDRTLSESDIQTIMVKEQAAFYMNFDDTYMDLVSNTDATIVGSPSFDDGVFGKAYKGAADSRLEFPSEGLAQGTSFSTTFWLKIDPSDGRSGIINISTPTPAGPADKSSGFGLIREGGADSQRFILLAGNGSGTTWVNPGAPATIDPTLNQWVHFGITFSDSKATLYMDGELVGQSDFTGIDWTGVGDLVIMSGDPNFNGWNHKTEKGLMDDLYIFHKTLTQEEIRSMVND is encoded by the coding sequence ATGAAAAATATAAATTTGTTTCAATATACAACCGCATTAGTCTTCACAATTTTCTTTGTTGTGACGGGTTGTCAAAATTTCGATGAACCACCTTTTGGAGATTTTCCATTAGATGGCCCCGAAATCACTCTAACATTTCCGAATCCGAATGGTTCAACTATTATAAGGTCGGTGGAACCTATTACCTCAATAATTATGGATTTTTCAGTATCAGATGATATTGCTATATCGAATATCATTGTACAGTTTGACGGAACTGAAATAGCAAATATGAGTGAATTTACTGATCCAAAAATGGTGGACATAGATGATTTGTTATATGACAATGTAAATACTGGAAGCCATACAGTTACAATAACAGCGATAGATTCAGACGGGAATGAGGACATTGTAACAACAACCTTTATAAAGGAAGATACTCCTCCTTATAATCCACTATTTGGAGAGATCTTCTATATGAGTTTTGAGGATACTTATACCGACTTAGTTTCCAATACGGACGCTACATCGGTAGGTTCACCTACTTTTGGAGAGGGTAAAATTGGCCAGGCCTATGATGGTGCTGCTGATTCTAGATTAGAATTCCCTTCTGAAGGATTAGCTCAAGGCACAAGTTTCAGTACAACTTTTTGGCTAAAAATTGATCCATCTGATGGTAGGTCTGGTATAATAAATATATCAACACCAACCCCTGCTGGACCAGCAGATAAATCGAGTGGATTTGGTTTAATAAGAGAAGGGGGAGCTGATTCTCAAAGATTTATTCTATTGGCAGGCAATGGTTCAGGTACGACTTGGGTTAACCCTGGAGCTCCTGCCACAATAGATCCTACCTTAAATCAATGGGTACATTTTGGGATTACCTTCTCAGATAGTAAAGCATCTTTGTATATGGATGGTAAATTGGTGGGTCAAAGTGATTTTACTGGTATTGATTGGACTGGAGTTGGAGATTTGGTAATTATGTCTGGTGATCCAAACTTTAATGGATGGAATCACAAAACCGAGAAAGGTCTTATGGATGAATTGAGAATTTATGATAGAACACTTTCTGAAAGTGACATCCAAACTATAATGGTTAAAGAGCAAGCCGCCTTTTATATGAATTTTGATGATACTTATATGGACCTTGTTTCTAATACTGATGCTACTATAGTTGGTTCCCCGTCTTTTGATGATGGTGTTTTTGGTAAAGCATATAAAGGTGCTGCTGATTCACGATTGGAATTTCCTTCAGAAGGACTGGCACAAGGAACTAGCTTTAGTACAACCTTCTGGTTAAAAATTGATCCATCTGATGGTAGGTCTGGTATAATAAATATATCAACACCAACCCCTGCTGGACCAGCAGATAAATCGAGTGGATTTGGTTTAATAAGAGAAGGGGGGGCTGATTCTCAGAGATTTATTCTATTGGCAGGCAATGGTTCAGGTACAACTTGGGTTAACCCTGGAGCTCCAGCCACAATAGATCCAACCCTAAATCAATGGGTACATTTTGGTATTACATTCTCAGATAGTAAAGCCACTTTATATATGGATGGTGAATTGGTAGGTCAGAGTGATTTTACTGGTATAGATTGGACAGGCGTTGGTGATTTGGTCATTATGTCTGGCGATCCAAACTTTAATGGATGGAATCACAAAACCGAGAAAGGTCTTATGGATGACTTGTATATTTTCCATAAAACTTTAACCCAAGAAGAAATCCGGTCCATGGTTAATGATTAA
- a CDS encoding glucoamylase family protein: MRSLRFLYTAVYLLLLIFVACKNEKNDLSTDQVEVQNDYRQLSDESLLDTIQFQTFNYFWEGAEPNSGMARERLHMDNVYPTSPKNTVTIGGSGFGVMAIIVGIDRGFITREEGLNRLLKIAEFLEEADRFHGAWPHWLNGETGKVVPFSKKDTGGDLVETAFLIEGLLAVSEYFKNGNEKEQELVSKIEKLWKDVEWNWYTKGGENVLYWHWSPTDNWDMNFPVGGYNECLIMYILAASSPTHPIKKEVYEKGWALGGNIVSKDSMYNMPLVLNYYEHNDSPIGPLFWAHYSYVGLDPNGLKDEYADYEVLTRNHAKIHHAYAVENPKNFEGYGDSLWGLTSSYSINGYAGHRPGNDLGVIAPTAALSSFPYTPNESMKMLKHLYAKHDSLIGKYGPYDAFSLQDDWYLPRYLAIDQGPIPVMIENYRSGLLWKLFMQNKDVQNGLKKLKFSSPHID, translated from the coding sequence ATGCGCAGTTTAAGATTTTTATATACTGCAGTCTATCTTTTACTCCTAATTTTTGTAGCCTGTAAGAATGAAAAGAACGATCTTTCAACAGATCAGGTAGAGGTTCAAAATGATTACCGACAATTATCTGATGAATCTTTGTTGGATACCATCCAGTTCCAAACCTTCAATTATTTTTGGGAGGGTGCTGAACCCAACTCTGGTATGGCTAGAGAGCGTCTTCATATGGATAATGTATATCCGACATCCCCAAAAAATACAGTGACGATTGGTGGTTCTGGATTCGGAGTTATGGCAATTATTGTTGGTATTGATAGAGGATTTATAACAAGGGAAGAAGGTTTAAATAGATTATTAAAAATAGCCGAATTTTTAGAAGAAGCTGATCGTTTCCATGGTGCCTGGCCACATTGGCTTAATGGAGAAACTGGTAAAGTGGTTCCTTTTAGTAAAAAGGATACTGGTGGAGACTTGGTTGAAACTGCATTTTTAATTGAAGGTTTGCTTGCCGTTTCAGAATACTTTAAAAATGGCAATGAAAAAGAACAAGAATTAGTTTCTAAAATAGAGAAACTATGGAAGGATGTCGAATGGAATTGGTATACAAAGGGTGGTGAAAATGTACTTTATTGGCATTGGTCTCCTACAGATAATTGGGATATGAATTTTCCGGTTGGTGGATATAATGAATGTCTCATAATGTATATTTTGGCGGCTTCTTCACCAACCCATCCTATAAAAAAGGAAGTCTATGAAAAAGGTTGGGCCTTGGGTGGAAATATTGTTTCCAAGGATTCAATGTATAATATGCCATTGGTATTAAATTATTATGAGCATAATGATAGTCCCATTGGTCCACTTTTTTGGGCTCATTACTCTTACGTCGGCCTAGACCCCAACGGATTGAAGGATGAGTATGCCGATTATGAAGTATTAACTAGAAACCATGCAAAAATTCATCATGCATACGCTGTAGAAAACCCTAAAAATTTTGAGGGATATGGTGATAGTCTTTGGGGACTTACCTCATCTTATTCTATAAATGGTTATGCTGGCCATAGGCCAGGCAATGATTTAGGTGTTATTGCACCTACAGCCGCTTTATCCTCATTTCCATATACACCAAATGAAAGTATGAAAATGCTAAAACATCTATATGCCAAGCATGATTCATTAATTGGAAAGTATGGCCCTTATGATGCTTTTAGTTTACAGGATGATTGGTATTTGCCAAGATATTTGGCAATTGATCAAGGGCCTATCCCTGTTATGATTGAAAATTATCGATCTGGTCTATTATGGAAATTATTTATGCAGAATAAAGATGTACAGAATGGTCTTAAAAAGTTAAAGTTTTCCTCTCCCCATATAGATTAA